The proteins below are encoded in one region of Aequorivita iocasae:
- a CDS encoding type II secretion system F family protein: MGIEIGKIQARKAYTKEREVNASRKLKSFFGSKKLNSKKKGFIYKDMATLLTAGIDFKTTLTIIRDQQKNEHASEIINQLLTNVVKGKAFYEAMEISGEFTPYEVYSVKIGEETRRLDTILLELQKYFDRKLKLKKQIISILTYPAFILVLTLATLYFMLTYVVPLFESVFNQFNRELPTLTRYVIILSEHFNLITLFVVGIMVITVFIYKKVKKQEAFQKAFTSMILKVPFFGKLIREIYITRFCQSMALLLVSKTSLVESIGLVRKMIAFYPIEAALIVMEKDISKGIGLGDSLSKFKIFDANIISMVRVAEQVNQLDAMFLTLANHYDAEVEHKTKVMGTIIEPMLILFIGSIVGLIMISMYAPMFDLSEVIGGS; encoded by the coding sequence GGAATTGAAATAGGCAAGATACAGGCAAGAAAGGCCTATACAAAAGAGAGGGAAGTAAATGCTTCGCGGAAGCTAAAATCTTTTTTTGGTTCAAAAAAACTAAATTCAAAAAAGAAAGGGTTTATCTATAAGGACATGGCCACATTACTTACGGCAGGTATAGATTTCAAAACAACCCTTACCATCATTAGGGACCAACAAAAAAATGAACACGCCTCCGAAATAATAAATCAGTTGTTAACCAATGTGGTTAAAGGAAAAGCATTCTATGAGGCAATGGAAATTTCAGGAGAATTTACGCCGTATGAAGTTTATAGCGTCAAAATTGGGGAAGAAACACGCCGGCTGGATACCATACTATTGGAACTGCAAAAATATTTCGATAGAAAGCTAAAATTGAAAAAACAAATTATTTCCATCCTTACATACCCTGCCTTTATTCTGGTTTTGACATTGGCAACCCTCTATTTCATGTTAACATACGTGGTTCCCCTTTTCGAATCAGTTTTCAATCAGTTTAATAGGGAATTACCGACACTTACACGATACGTCATAATACTATCGGAACACTTCAACCTGATTACGCTATTTGTAGTTGGGATCATGGTTATTACTGTATTCATTTATAAGAAGGTGAAGAAACAAGAGGCATTTCAAAAGGCGTTTACCTCAATGATATTGAAAGTTCCCTTTTTCGGTAAGCTAATCAGGGAAATCTATATAACCCGTTTCTGTCAATCGATGGCCTTGCTTTTGGTATCGAAGACATCCTTGGTAGAGTCCATTGGGTTGGTTAGAAAGATGATTGCTTTTTATCCCATAGAGGCTGCACTGATTGTAATGGAAAAAGATATTTCAAAAGGGATCGGCCTTGGAGATTCGCTCTCAAAATTCAAAATTTTTGATGCCAATATTATTTCAATGGTACGGGTCGCTGAACAAGTGAACCAATTGGATGCCATGTTTTTAACCCTTGCCAACCATTATGATGCCGAAGTAGAGCACAAAACCAAGGTTATGGGAACCATAATAGAACCCATGCTTATTTTGTTTATCGGAAGCATTGTGGGATTAATAATGATCTCAATGTATGCTCCAATGTTTGACCTCAGCGAGGTGATTGGAGGCAGTTAA
- a CDS encoding type IV pilin protein — protein MPAQNLKLEKRSKKKFYVPGYSMTEILIVLCIIGILILMVLPNQTSVISQAKAIEAQTMLNHLYALEKSHFYRFSRYTSDFDELGFEPSLGIDKGGQAVYFIEVIEAGTNNFKARATALSDFDGDGSFNVWEIDENKLLKEITKD, from the coding sequence ATGCCAGCACAAAATTTAAAACTTGAAAAGAGATCCAAAAAAAAATTCTACGTTCCCGGATATTCAATGACCGAGATTCTGATCGTCTTATGTATTATCGGCATCCTAATTTTGATGGTCCTACCCAATCAAACCTCCGTCATAAGTCAAGCCAAGGCCATTGAGGCACAGACCATGTTAAATCATCTATACGCATTGGAGAAGAGTCATTTTTATAGGTTTTCCCGATATACTTCCGATTTTGACGAATTGGGATTTGAGCCGTCACTCGGTATTGATAAAGGCGGACAGGCCGTTTACTTCATTGAGGTTATTGAGGCCGGAACAAATAATTTTAAAGCCCGGGCCACAGCGCTTTCGGATTTTGATGGGGATGGATCCTTCAATGTATGGGAAATAGATGAGAACAAACTTCTTAAGGAAATAACCAAGGATTGA
- a CDS encoding prepilin peptidase, producing MIESTPHIVLCILLIAIAYQDFKFRAIHFFLVLGLFICALFILWFYLNSFEEFLYTALFIGVVLFLLWIYIRIKYNHVEKSFVNSIGLGDILFFFAVAPLFSLKNYMLFFISGMVISLIFYILFKNKMKTLLIPLAGILSCYLFLLIIISFVFDLDLFYQPISIIAFGNEHY from the coding sequence TTGATCGAATCAACTCCACATATCGTCTTATGCATTTTGCTTATTGCAATAGCCTACCAGGATTTTAAATTCAGGGCAATACATTTTTTCTTGGTTTTGGGGTTATTTATCTGCGCTTTGTTCATTTTATGGTTCTATCTAAATAGCTTTGAGGAATTTTTGTATACCGCTTTATTTATCGGGGTGGTTTTGTTTTTACTCTGGATCTATATCCGTATAAAATACAACCATGTGGAAAAATCCTTCGTAAACAGTATCGGTCTTGGCGATATATTATTCTTCTTTGCCGTCGCACCATTATTTTCTTTAAAGAACTATATGCTCTTTTTTATAAGTGGAATGGTGATTTCGTTAATTTTTTACATACTTTTCAAAAACAAAATGAAAACTTTATTGATACCATTGGCGGGTATTTTGTCGTGTTATCTTTTTTTATTGATAATAATTTCCTTTGTTTTTGATCTTGATTTATTTTATCAACCTATTTCAATAATTGCTTTTGGAAACGAACACTATTAA
- a CDS encoding GspE/PulE family protein, with product METNTINLTTESQQLVPADVAFHYGVIPKNIQDNKLTLYIKESLIGTTPIEEMELLLGFDVLLEPCEDPQIDKALSQYYRSEGTRRSGSEFILGNDFLENLIWDAKSTLSSDIHFEIFKDAARIRFRIDGKLIERYKVKLEDYPELINKIKIKANLNITEKRLPQDGRINYSDFDIRVSILPTLHGEKIVMRILGKDTSNLSIEMLGMNEEEKAKYLNAVNATKGIILISGPTGSGKTTTLYATLKLLNKITTNILTIEDPIEYTMEGINQVQLKEDIGLTFASALKTFLRQDPDIIMLGEIRDEQTAQMAIRASLTGHLVLSTIHTNSAVGTLSRLMDMGIPPFLIAETLRISVAQRLVRKLCNNCKEKKINDGFGPEHISHLKEHFTAKGCNECYQTGYRGRIAIYELIPVDPKIMGLIKKGNINMGENLDYKKLSKKALELVESGVTTLEEVYPILIEDTIQA from the coding sequence TTGGAAACGAACACTATTAATTTAACGACAGAAAGTCAACAGTTGGTTCCAGCAGATGTTGCCTTTCATTATGGCGTTATACCAAAAAACATTCAGGATAACAAATTGACCCTTTACATAAAGGAGAGTTTAATTGGCACTACGCCAATAGAAGAGATGGAACTTTTACTCGGGTTTGATGTATTATTGGAACCTTGTGAAGATCCACAAATTGATAAAGCACTGTCCCAATATTATCGCTCAGAGGGCACGAGGAGGAGTGGATCTGAATTTATATTGGGAAATGATTTTTTGGAGAATTTGATATGGGATGCCAAATCTACCTTAAGTAGTGATATCCATTTTGAGATCTTTAAGGATGCCGCCCGGATAAGATTTAGAATAGACGGGAAATTGATAGAAAGATATAAGGTGAAATTAGAGGATTATCCTGAACTGATAAATAAAATTAAGATCAAGGCAAATCTTAACATTACGGAAAAAAGATTGCCCCAGGACGGCAGAATAAATTACAGCGACTTTGATATACGGGTATCGATACTACCGACGTTGCACGGGGAAAAGATTGTCATGCGGATTTTAGGGAAAGATACTTCAAATCTTTCCATTGAAATGCTCGGCATGAATGAAGAGGAAAAAGCCAAATACCTGAACGCGGTTAATGCCACCAAAGGGATAATACTTATCAGTGGCCCCACCGGGTCGGGAAAGACCACTACATTATATGCCACATTAAAATTGTTAAATAAGATTACCACCAATATTCTAACGATTGAAGATCCTATAGAATATACCATGGAAGGTATAAACCAAGTACAGTTAAAGGAAGATATAGGGTTAACATTTGCGAGTGCCCTAAAAACCTTTTTGAGACAGGATCCCGACATTATAATGTTGGGGGAAATAAGGGATGAACAAACTGCACAAATGGCAATACGTGCTAGCTTAACGGGCCATCTGGTGCTTTCCACCATTCACACAAATTCAGCAGTGGGTACTCTTTCGAGATTGATGGATATGGGAATTCCCCCATTTTTAATTGCTGAAACCTTAAGAATATCTGTGGCTCAGCGCCTTGTTCGCAAGCTTTGCAATAACTGTAAGGAAAAGAAAATTAATGACGGATTCGGACCTGAACATATTTCCCATCTAAAGGAGCATTTTACAGCAAAGGGATGCAATGAATGTTACCAAACGGGATATCGAGGGAGGATCGCCATATATGAACTGATACCGGTTGATCCGAAAATAATGGGTTTAATAAAAAAGGGCAATATAAATATGGGTGAAAATTTAGATTATAAGAAATTATCAAAAAAAGCACTTGAACTTGTAGAATCAGGGGTAACGACCTTGGAAGAAGTTTATCCAATATTAATTGAAGATACAATTCAGGCATGA
- a CDS encoding type II secretion system protein GspD, giving the protein MRKILLFICISFSFTVLAQTSDIQTIEAKFNEIAKTRKGLSEKIRIDISGLSLYDFITSIAEEHQLNVSVDNNLNQIVNSNFFDVEVRDVFLFLIQKYELEVSFLNSIIAFNKKEPIVIIAPPKPIPPIDIEYNKQNNFLSVKLKNDSLPRVAQKITEVSNKNVVLSPDIKTMNVSAYILNRPFDQVMEMLAKSNKLSMTIDDNGFYFLEKDVSENANEPKNNRNSKNNISRMSQSSGDLTVNLNANGYLSVKANQSDLNSIIIQAAALLDISYFLYNPIGDETTTLIANEITFDDLLEHIFKGKKYTFKKTDDLYLIGEQNTEGLRVTELVQLENRTIELVLPTLPKTLLENVEVREVIELNGIIIAGSKPKILEIKEYLREIDKIVPLVQIEVLIVQYQKSHDVQTGLKAILGDEGRDIKTEGVIFPNADVTLNSSSINNLIDSFNGFGIFNLGKVTERFYANLSALESNSIIDLQSTPKIATLSGHEASVSIGETNYYFEQTNRLINSGINENILQSGVWKPTEANLSVFIKPYVSKDEQVTLTISVEKSAFLGRAGEDAPPDKATQRFESLVRVKNNEMILLGGLDELDRQNSGSGTPLLSRIPIIKWLFSSKRKSRSKSKLHVFIKPTIVY; this is encoded by the coding sequence ATGAGAAAAATTTTATTATTTATTTGTATTTCATTTTCCTTTACGGTGTTGGCGCAAACTAGTGACATCCAAACCATAGAAGCAAAATTTAATGAAATAGCTAAGACGCGCAAAGGATTGAGCGAGAAAATAAGAATCGATATTTCTGGATTGTCTTTATATGATTTCATAACGTCCATAGCCGAGGAACACCAATTGAATGTAAGCGTGGATAACAATTTAAATCAAATTGTAAATAGCAATTTCTTTGATGTGGAAGTCAGGGATGTATTTCTATTTCTAATCCAAAAATACGAGTTGGAGGTTTCCTTTTTGAACAGTATTATTGCGTTCAACAAAAAAGAGCCAATAGTCATAATAGCCCCGCCTAAACCGATTCCCCCAATAGATATAGAATATAATAAACAAAACAACTTTCTTTCGGTAAAGCTCAAAAATGATTCATTACCTCGGGTAGCGCAAAAAATCACGGAAGTGTCCAACAAGAATGTGGTCCTTTCACCTGATATAAAGACTATGAATGTCTCTGCCTATATTTTGAATCGACCTTTTGACCAAGTAATGGAAATGTTGGCAAAGTCCAACAAACTATCCATGACGATTGATGATAACGGATTTTATTTTCTTGAAAAAGATGTTTCTGAAAATGCTAATGAACCTAAAAATAACAGGAACAGCAAAAATAATATATCCCGAATGAGTCAGAGCTCCGGTGACTTGACGGTGAATTTAAATGCGAACGGGTATCTTTCCGTAAAGGCAAATCAATCGGATTTAAACAGTATTATAATCCAAGCTGCGGCGCTTTTGGATATCAGTTATTTTTTGTATAACCCAATAGGCGATGAGACAACAACATTGATCGCCAATGAAATTACTTTTGATGATTTATTGGAGCATATATTCAAGGGCAAAAAATACACTTTTAAAAAGACGGATGATCTTTACTTAATCGGCGAACAGAATACAGAGGGGCTTCGAGTTACCGAACTCGTCCAGTTGGAAAACCGGACAATAGAGTTGGTGCTACCTACCCTTCCCAAAACCTTATTGGAAAATGTGGAAGTAAGAGAGGTAATCGAACTTAACGGGATAATAATCGCAGGATCCAAACCCAAGATTCTGGAAATAAAAGAATATTTGCGGGAAATAGATAAAATTGTTCCCTTGGTGCAAATTGAAGTTTTGATCGTACAATATCAAAAATCCCATGACGTACAGACAGGACTAAAGGCCATTTTGGGAGATGAAGGTCGGGACATTAAGACCGAGGGGGTTATTTTCCCCAACGCTGACGTAACTTTGAATTCCAGTTCTATAAACAACCTTATAGATAGTTTCAATGGTTTTGGAATATTTAATTTAGGAAAGGTAACCGAAAGGTTTTATGCGAATTTGTCAGCCTTGGAAAGCAATTCGATCATAGATCTGCAATCAACACCAAAGATAGCTACCCTTAGTGGCCACGAAGCCAGTGTTTCCATTGGAGAGACAAATTATTATTTTGAACAGACAAATAGGTTAATAAATTCCGGCATTAACGAAAATATATTACAATCGGGCGTCTGGAAACCAACCGAAGCCAATTTAAGTGTTTTTATCAAGCCTTATGTCAGTAAGGACGAACAGGTAACTCTAACCATCAGTGTCGAGAAAAGTGCTTTTCTGGGGAGGGCCGGTGAAGATGCGCCTCCAGATAAGGCAACACAACGATTTGAATCCTTGGTACGCGTTAAAAATAATGAGATGATTCTTTTGGGCGGGCTCGATGAGTTGGATCGGCAAAACTCGGGGTCCGGAACACCACTATTATCTAGGATTCCTATAATAAAATGGCTTTTTAGCAGCAAAAGAAAATCGAGATCAAAATCAAAACTACATGTTTTCATCAAACCTACAATAGTATATTAG
- a CDS encoding PilN domain-containing protein: MVRELVYKYFVKEFYSLEINFGDREAEYRILYLKRQASKLNIIEQTIENEEGVFKKLKKDLPLILAFSGKRIINKVVPNETNYLQKILFNKDPDSYYIQEYTKKGNMLLSVARKKDIDEYLDKFKNHNFNILDFSLGPFVLESLTHLFSETKIFSTEDFKYDPLKSELITEADPLVENENHNIGGDTILNTHILAFATFLCYVHPEGFSKNFQDYIDKQSESYSYRIAFGVTAKSVIVLFLILLSISYAVRSHYIGKSTEIQQESLMNSQVLNEIATLTKDRDYKKNIISNSSLGSTDFLSFYISQITLDLPEDILLKRLEVFPSKTSSNPNEKIQIKPNTIIIDGITPSNLSVNEWVNLLDEYKWIQKVELLSYSLEKEEYVFKLNITL, translated from the coding sequence ATGGTACGCGAACTGGTATATAAATATTTTGTCAAGGAGTTTTACTCCCTGGAGATAAATTTTGGTGACCGGGAAGCGGAATATCGGATATTATATCTCAAAAGGCAAGCTTCCAAGCTCAATATCATAGAGCAAACTATTGAGAACGAGGAAGGGGTTTTTAAAAAGCTAAAAAAGGACCTACCACTGATTTTGGCATTTTCAGGTAAAAGGATCATAAATAAAGTAGTTCCAAATGAAACCAATTATCTTCAAAAGATCCTTTTCAACAAGGATCCCGACTCATATTATATACAGGAATATACCAAGAAAGGAAATATGCTCCTGTCGGTGGCTAGAAAAAAAGATATTGATGAATATTTGGATAAATTTAAAAATCATAACTTTAATATTTTGGACTTCTCCCTTGGACCATTTGTCCTGGAAAGTTTAACCCACTTATTCAGTGAAACTAAGATTTTTAGCACAGAGGATTTTAAATATGATCCCTTAAAAAGTGAATTAATTACCGAAGCCGATCCCCTCGTAGAGAATGAAAACCATAATATTGGGGGTGACACAATTTTAAACACACACATTTTAGCGTTTGCAACATTCCTGTGTTATGTTCATCCCGAAGGCTTTTCTAAAAATTTTCAAGATTATATCGATAAACAATCCGAATCCTATTCATATCGAATCGCATTCGGGGTCACCGCCAAATCAGTAATAGTTCTTTTCCTTATCTTGTTGTCCATAAGTTATGCCGTCAGATCACACTACATCGGCAAGAGTACGGAAATTCAACAGGAGTCACTTATGAACAGTCAAGTCCTCAATGAAATCGCTACCCTTACCAAAGATAGGGATTACAAAAAAAATATTATATCCAACTCCAGTTTGGGAAGCACCGACTTTTTGAGTTTTTATATTTCCCAAATAACACTTGATCTTCCAGAGGACATATTATTGAAAAGATTGGAAGTTTTCCCTTCCAAAACTTCCAGTAACCCTAATGAAAAAATTCAAATAAAACCCAATACTATAATCATTGATGGTATTACACCCTCAAATTTAAGCGTAAATGAATGGGTCAATCTACTGGATGAATATAAATGGATACAAAAAGTTGAGCTTTTGTCATATTCCCTCGAAAAGGAAGAATATGTATTTAAATTGAATATAACCCTATAA